The following are encoded together in the Proteiniphilum saccharofermentans genome:
- a CDS encoding 3-keto-disaccharide hydrolase, with amino-acid sequence MKVKIIVCGLFITFAALAQWTPQQTEWYYPVPAKVIPGKTPGSAPSDAIILFDGTDLSKWVNEKGEKPGWNVTDGVLSVKPGAGGMMTKEHFGDCQLHIEFKSPAPEKYNGQDRGNSGIFLMSRYEVQVLDGDNNDTYVNGMVGSIYKQTAPLFNAYTKNDEWQVYDIYWKAPKFGTGGELESPAMITVVLNGILVQNNYILKGNTPYIGLPEYNAHGRLPLMLQDHGTAVSFRNIWIRNL; translated from the coding sequence ATGAAAGTGAAAATAATCGTATGTGGTTTGTTTATCACATTTGCAGCTCTAGCACAGTGGACTCCTCAACAAACAGAATGGTATTATCCCGTCCCGGCGAAAGTTATTCCGGGTAAAACCCCTGGTTCCGCCCCTTCCGATGCCATCATACTATTTGATGGAACTGATCTCTCCAAATGGGTAAATGAAAAAGGGGAAAAACCCGGATGGAATGTTACGGATGGAGTTTTATCTGTCAAGCCTGGCGCAGGAGGTATGATGACTAAAGAACATTTTGGCGATTGCCAGTTACATATTGAGTTTAAATCTCCGGCTCCTGAAAAATACAACGGACAGGATCGCGGGAATAGCGGGATTTTTCTTATGAGCCGTTATGAAGTTCAAGTACTGGATGGGGACAATAATGATACTTATGTAAACGGAATGGTGGGCAGTATATATAAACAGACGGCTCCGTTGTTCAATGCCTATACAAAAAACGATGAATGGCAGGTATATGATATCTATTGGAAAGCTCCCAAATTCGGCACAGGTGGCGAACTTGAGTCGCCGGCAATGATAACCGTTGTGTTGAACGGTATTCTGGTGCAGAACAATTATATACTGAAAGGAAATACACCTTACATCGGATTGCCGGAGTACAATGCTCATGGACGACTTCCTTTGATGCTTCAGGATCATGGGACAGCAGTATCTTTTAGAAATATCTGGATTCGTAATCTATAA
- a CDS encoding Gfo/Idh/MocA family protein — MTITRRSFLKKTSYAVATGLTMPAYLKSATSGVSANDTINVALIGCRSMGWSNLSSFLKSDEVRCLALCDIDKSILDSRAKELASIRKEKFELYDDYRRILDRQDIDAIIIGTPDHWHCLQFVDACKAGKDVYVEKPVSNSMAECDVMVEVANKYKRVVQVGQQQRSAKLWKEMIDYLDSGILGEISRIHVYANFNYAAITRSVPDSNIPEGVDFDTWLGPAPERTFNSQRFHGSWRMFWDYGGGLMTDWGVHLLDMALWAKKVKTMPNSIQANAGNFLYPDGMHETFDTQSVLYQFNDYILTWENNAGIESGPYGKNYGLVFTGKNGTLVANRDDWQVYPQREKVPEKIVKADYQDHKDHVFNFLECMKRRDRNTACTIETGSLCAKYAHLGNIASRMSGVSLQYDDKNKSFNIGEANKYIKPQYREPWFFPRIEK; from the coding sequence ATGACAATTACAAGACGCTCTTTTTTGAAGAAAACATCCTATGCCGTGGCGACAGGTTTGACAATGCCCGCCTATTTAAAGTCCGCAACGTCGGGTGTATCCGCCAACGATACGATAAATGTTGCATTGATCGGGTGCCGCTCCATGGGATGGAGCAATTTGTCGAGTTTCCTGAAGTCGGATGAAGTACGGTGTTTGGCATTATGTGATATTGATAAATCGATTCTGGACTCACGGGCAAAGGAGTTAGCTTCTATCCGGAAAGAAAAATTCGAGTTGTACGATGATTATCGCCGGATCCTCGATCGACAGGATATTGATGCGATCATTATCGGAACACCTGATCATTGGCATTGCCTGCAATTTGTGGATGCATGTAAAGCAGGAAAAGATGTATATGTGGAGAAACCGGTTAGTAATTCGATGGCGGAATGTGACGTGATGGTGGAAGTCGCCAATAAATATAAGCGGGTAGTACAGGTCGGCCAACAGCAAAGAAGCGCGAAACTCTGGAAAGAAATGATTGATTACCTGGATTCGGGTATACTGGGAGAAATATCCCGTATACATGTGTATGCCAACTTCAATTATGCGGCAATAACCAGATCTGTTCCTGATTCGAATATCCCGGAAGGTGTTGATTTTGATACCTGGTTGGGGCCTGCGCCTGAACGGACATTCAATAGTCAACGTTTTCACGGTTCATGGAGAATGTTTTGGGATTATGGGGGTGGCCTTATGACCGACTGGGGGGTACATTTATTAGATATGGCATTGTGGGCAAAGAAAGTAAAAACAATGCCCAACAGTATACAGGCGAATGCCGGCAATTTTCTCTATCCGGATGGCATGCATGAAACTTTTGACACTCAATCTGTATTATATCAGTTTAATGATTATATATTGACTTGGGAGAATAATGCCGGTATCGAATCCGGTCCGTATGGTAAAAATTATGGATTAGTCTTTACCGGTAAAAACGGAACATTAGTCGCCAATAGAGATGACTGGCAGGTTTATCCCCAAAGGGAAAAGGTTCCCGAGAAAATCGTGAAAGCTGATTATCAAGATCACAAAGATCATGTTTTCAATTTCTTGGAATGCATGAAAAGAAGAGACAGGAATACGGCATGCACGATAGAAACAGGAAGTTTATGTGCCAAATATGCTCATTTGGGGAATATTGCTTCTCGGATGAGCGGAGTCTCTTTACAATATGACGATAAGAATAAATCATTCAACATCGGTGAAGCGAACAAATATATAAAGCCTCAATACAGAGAGCCATGGTTTTTTCCTCGAATAGAAAAGTAG
- a CDS encoding IS66 family transposase: protein MKKNFNTGLGKSLEADRVKLTRRREQILRELGFHDELDSTELAERLPVRTNANRTLAKTIGEKDRELARMGLVLSARESGMKVKEARIADQASRIAELASRVAELEEGVKPVKKSSANSSVPPSKNPIGIRHTQSRRKPSGRKTGGQEGHRGSTLPQSENVTGTGRWYPARACPECGKTLEMDSASVRATRQVVDIPLPVAATVVNHMAMQVKCSCGHCRKGQFPQEVNAPVSFGPNIMAMTSYLSTYQNVPFKRLTHLFDTIFGLHISEGSVSNMLKTMRKFSKTPYGMIRRKVAGGKVARADETGINVKGENNWLWVFQNAVAAFLADPAVPPTNNDSEKALRPAKTKLKVSGCFRSDEGAENYATVASVIQTAVKNGQNPFEVLRVIATLAQI from the coding sequence ATGAAAAAGAACTTTAACACAGGACTCGGGAAGAGCCTCGAGGCGGACCGGGTGAAGCTCACCCGGCGGCGCGAGCAAATACTTCGTGAACTTGGCTTCCATGACGAGCTTGATTCCACGGAACTGGCGGAGCGATTGCCGGTCCGGACAAACGCCAACAGGACCCTGGCCAAAACCATCGGGGAGAAGGACAGGGAACTTGCCAGGATGGGTCTTGTCCTTTCTGCGCGTGAGAGCGGGATGAAAGTGAAAGAGGCCCGTATTGCCGACCAGGCATCCCGCATCGCCGAACTGGCATCCCGCGTCGCCGAACTCGAGGAGGGCGTGAAGCCCGTAAAAAAGAGCAGCGCGAACAGCAGCGTCCCGCCGTCCAAAAACCCGATCGGCATACGCCACACACAATCCCGGCGTAAGCCTTCCGGCAGGAAGACCGGCGGGCAAGAAGGGCACCGGGGGAGCACCCTGCCCCAATCCGAAAATGTGACCGGAACCGGGCGGTGGTACCCCGCCCGCGCATGTCCTGAATGCGGGAAGACCCTGGAGATGGACTCCGCCAGCGTGCGCGCCACGCGCCAGGTGGTGGACATACCGCTTCCGGTCGCGGCCACGGTCGTCAACCACATGGCGATGCAGGTGAAGTGCTCCTGCGGGCATTGCCGCAAGGGACAGTTCCCCCAGGAGGTGAACGCCCCCGTGTCGTTCGGTCCCAACATCATGGCGATGACATCCTACCTCAGCACTTACCAGAATGTCCCGTTCAAGCGGCTCACCCACCTGTTCGACACCATATTCGGGCTTCACATCAGCGAGGGATCCGTGTCCAACATGTTGAAAACCATGCGTAAGTTCTCCAAGACGCCCTACGGGATGATACGCCGGAAAGTCGCCGGGGGAAAGGTCGCCAGGGCGGACGAGACCGGGATCAACGTGAAGGGAGAAAACAACTGGCTCTGGGTTTTCCAGAATGCCGTGGCCGCCTTCCTCGCCGATCCTGCCGTTCCCCCCACCAACAACGACTCCGAAAAGGCATTGAGGCCAGCCAAGACCAAATTGAAGGTCAGCGGGTGCTTCCGCTCCGACGAGGGAGCGGAGAACTACGCCACCGTCGCATCCGTCATCCAGACGGCGGTCAAGAACGGGCAGAACCCCTTCGAGGTCCTTCGGGTCATTGCGACCCTCGCACAAATATAG
- a CDS encoding glycoside hydrolase family 36 protein, whose translation MRKFDLLLQLLFICLIFPSCSNKNKDFTYSEKGDIWIKNGEIELKLDSEMNLLVFYKGGEKPLNSVDSLTLPSHFIRVDGKDVTKFIVDYKQIAIESIDSYFGKGRQLRVNGVSEPETGILLEKTLSIELYDKYPNVAIISASYKNLGEESISVDKTISNYFKLDASVFNSVNKPFDFYSFQGASVSWGKDYIFPIKEGFQQKNWMGVQPDTKTGGGIPFVDLWNQDIGLAISHIETKPQLVSFPVKVENDNRVSVSILNETEQDLLPGESLKTIKGAVITHSMDYFDPLRTYSNLMADQGVKQPAPSMGAHEAIWCSWGYLTDFTLNDIYGVIPKLRDLEIKWIVIDDRWWDKYGDWNPRNYTFPEGEKQVKEFVKSIHDLGFKVKIWWAPTPVQPEVIPVWDGSVDPGLAEIAKKHPEWLIMDEKGNYSRDNRDMYQFCPSLPDVQEYIKELTTRFIDEWGFDGHKLDAYYVVPPCYNPAHNHKDPAESYQDLPKLLKVIYETSKSINPSSVTEICNCGTTQDFYQSVYIDQPVVSDPTSVEQVRRRVKSMKALWGSNAPIFTDHVEHIRLDVDINDKSDTAKVGEDFATSMGAGGVIGTKFTWPEGPENMQLTSDREQHWQKWIKLYHEKMLSKGDYLNLYDIIYEKPESHVIQKNENFYYAFYADEWNGPIELRGLKNKTYRVYNYVDEKDLGIVNGPIAEINIDFFNHLLIEVTPIE comes from the coding sequence ATGAGAAAATTTGATCTATTATTACAGCTACTGTTTATTTGCTTGATTTTTCCATCATGTTCCAATAAAAATAAAGATTTCACATATTCAGAAAAAGGTGACATCTGGATAAAAAACGGAGAGATTGAACTTAAGCTGGATTCCGAAATGAATCTTCTTGTTTTTTATAAAGGTGGAGAAAAGCCATTGAATTCAGTCGATAGTCTAACCCTGCCAAGTCATTTTATCAGAGTTGATGGTAAAGATGTAACAAAATTTATAGTCGATTATAAACAAATCGCTATTGAGTCAATTGATTCATATTTTGGCAAAGGAAGACAACTTAGAGTGAATGGCGTTTCAGAACCGGAAACGGGGATCCTTTTGGAGAAAACGTTATCCATTGAATTGTATGACAAGTATCCCAATGTAGCAATCATAAGTGCATCATATAAAAATCTGGGAGAGGAAAGTATCTCTGTGGATAAAACGATATCAAATTATTTCAAATTGGATGCATCAGTTTTTAATTCTGTGAATAAACCATTCGATTTTTATTCTTTCCAGGGAGCTTCAGTTTCTTGGGGAAAAGATTATATATTTCCAATAAAAGAAGGATTTCAGCAAAAAAATTGGATGGGTGTTCAACCAGATACTAAGACAGGAGGGGGAATACCCTTTGTAGATTTATGGAATCAGGATATTGGACTTGCCATCTCACATATTGAAACAAAACCACAACTTGTTTCATTTCCTGTAAAAGTTGAAAATGATAACAGGGTGAGTGTGTCTATTCTAAATGAAACGGAACAGGACTTATTACCCGGTGAAAGTCTAAAAACAATAAAAGGAGCCGTAATCACACATTCTATGGATTATTTTGACCCTCTAAGAACTTATTCAAATCTCATGGCTGATCAAGGAGTAAAACAACCTGCTCCTTCTATGGGCGCACATGAAGCAATTTGGTGTAGTTGGGGATATTTAACCGATTTCACACTTAATGATATCTACGGGGTAATTCCTAAATTAAGAGATTTAGAAATTAAATGGATCGTAATAGATGATCGTTGGTGGGATAAATATGGAGACTGGAATCCACGTAATTATACCTTCCCCGAAGGAGAAAAGCAAGTAAAAGAGTTCGTGAAATCAATACATGATCTTGGGTTTAAAGTGAAAATTTGGTGGGCACCAACCCCTGTTCAACCTGAAGTCATACCTGTATGGGATGGTTCGGTGGATCCGGGATTAGCAGAAATAGCAAAAAAGCATCCGGAGTGGCTCATAATGGATGAAAAAGGAAATTATTCACGTGATAACCGTGACATGTACCAGTTTTGTCCAAGCTTACCAGATGTTCAGGAATATATAAAAGAATTGACTACACGTTTTATTGACGAATGGGGTTTCGATGGCCATAAGTTAGATGCCTATTATGTGGTTCCTCCATGTTATAACCCGGCACATAATCATAAGGATCCTGCGGAGTCTTACCAAGATCTTCCTAAGTTATTAAAGGTTATTTATGAAACCTCGAAATCAATCAATCCGTCTTCTGTAACTGAAATCTGTAATTGTGGAACAACGCAGGATTTTTACCAATCAGTTTATATCGACCAACCTGTAGTTTCTGATCCAACAAGTGTTGAACAAGTTCGAAGAAGAGTGAAATCAATGAAGGCACTTTGGGGGTCAAATGCTCCCATCTTTACCGATCATGTGGAACATATTAGATTAGATGTGGATATTAATGACAAAAGCGATACCGCTAAAGTAGGAGAAGATTTTGCAACATCCATGGGGGCTGGAGGTGTGATCGGAACTAAGTTTACCTGGCCTGAGGGTCCTGAAAATATGCAGTTGACAAGCGATCGCGAACAACATTGGCAAAAATGGATAAAACTTTACCATGAAAAAATGCTCAGTAAAGGAGATTATCTGAACCTTTACGATATCATTTACGAAAAGCCTGAATCACATGTGATCCAAAAAAATGAAAATTTTTACTATGCCTTTTATGCTGACGAATGGAATGGTCCAATTGAATTGCGAGGACTTAAGAATAAAACATACCGAGTTTACAATTATGTAGATGAGAAAGATTTGGGAATAGTGAACGGACCAATCGCTGAAATTAATATCGATTTTTTTAATCACTTGTTGATAGAAGTTACACCAATAGAGTAA
- a CDS encoding transposase — translation MDLTAVEIALLYKKRWMVELFFKWIKQHLKVKNFWGTTINAVKIQLYCAIIAYCLVALIGYELKVERPIYEILQILSISLLDKTPIREILTNCDYKNVKELDYKQLKINWI, via the coding sequence ATGGACTTGACGGCCGTCGAGATAGCGCTACTGTATAAAAAACGCTGGATGGTTGAGCTGTTCTTCAAATGGATAAAACAACACCTGAAAGTAAAAAACTTCTGGGGAACGACCATCAACGCCGTTAAAATCCAGTTATATTGTGCTATCATCGCTTACTGTCTGGTAGCCTTGATTGGTTACGAATTGAAAGTTGAGCGTCCAATCTACGAAATTCTGCAAATACTCAGTATCTCCCTACTGGACAAAACTCCTATAAGAGAGATACTTACGAATTGCGATTACAAAAATGTCAAAGAGCTCGATTATAAACAATTAAAAATCAACTGGATCTAA
- a CDS encoding IS4 family transposase → MNQGKYIFAQLTDFLPRRVFDNIVSRHDGNKKVRSFTCWNQMLCMIFGQLTARDSMRDLMLSLEAHQSKYYHLGLGASVTRTNLGKANRNRSYKIFEDFAYVMMDKARQSHYREDFEVKVDGNVYAFDSSTIDLCLSVFWWAEFRKHKGGIKLHTLYDLKTSIPTFVLITSAKVNDMNAMDYLHYESGSFYIFDRGYVDFDRLYRVNESEAWFVTRAKKNFKFRRMYSREVDKSTGVQCDQIGKLEGFYQQKDYPGKLRRIKYHDVELGRTSFL, encoded by the coding sequence ATGAATCAAGGCAAATATATTTTCGCGCAGCTTACAGATTTTCTACCACGCAGGGTATTTGACAATATCGTATCCAGACACGATGGAAACAAGAAAGTCCGAAGTTTCACCTGCTGGAACCAGATGCTATGCATGATCTTTGGACAATTGACAGCCCGTGACAGTATGCGGGACTTGATGCTGAGCCTGGAAGCCCATCAATCCAAATATTACCATTTGGGACTGGGGGCAAGCGTAACCCGGACAAATCTGGGTAAAGCCAATCGTAACCGTAGCTATAAAATCTTTGAGGATTTTGCCTATGTGATGATGGACAAGGCCCGTCAAAGTCATTACAGGGAGGACTTCGAAGTCAAGGTGGACGGGAACGTCTATGCCTTTGACTCCTCCACCATCGACCTGTGCCTGAGTGTCTTCTGGTGGGCGGAGTTCCGCAAGCACAAGGGAGGCATCAAGTTGCATACATTGTATGACCTGAAGACTTCCATTCCGACTTTCGTGTTGATCACCAGCGCAAAGGTCAATGATATGAACGCGATGGATTATCTTCATTATGAATCCGGGAGCTTTTATATCTTCGACCGCGGATACGTGGACTTTGACAGGTTGTACCGGGTGAATGAATCCGAAGCCTGGTTTGTCACGCGGGCCAAGAAGAACTTCAAGTTCCGCAGGATGTATTCCCGGGAAGTTGACAAGTCGACGGGCGTGCAATGCGACCAGATCGGGAAACTGGAGGGATTCTACCAGCAAAAGGACTATCCCGGCAAACTGCGCAGAATCAAGTATCACGACGTGGAACTGGGCAGGACTTCGTTTTTATAA
- a CDS encoding PIG-L deacetylase family protein: MKKNNPILSRQNHLVISRDIAETSITTKYHISMKYLFAFIIFVFCYNNSYSQNNQINRNDKINVIVFGAHPDDADSKAGGTAIQFAKMGHNVLFVSLTNGDAGHQSMGGGALAKRRRAEADEAGERFGVSYIVLENHDGELMATLDVRKDVIRLIRQWNADIVIGHRQNDYHPDHRNAAILVQDAAYMVIVPNVVSDTPSLKKNPLFLYAQDNFQKPYPFKPDIAIDISDVIDQKIYAMAAHESQYFEWLPWTNSTIAPTDKEERIEWLKNSQKTSITTPVRESLTKWYGKGKGSTITAAESFEICEYGKQPTEEEIKELFPMLK, translated from the coding sequence ATGAAAAAAAATAATCCTATCTTATCGAGACAAAATCATTTAGTGATATCCAGAGACATAGCAGAAACATCTATAACCACTAAATATCATATATCTATGAAATACTTATTTGCCTTTATTATTTTTGTTTTTTGTTATAATAATAGTTATAGTCAAAACAACCAAATTAACCGGAATGATAAGATTAATGTAATTGTATTCGGAGCTCATCCTGATGATGCAGATAGCAAAGCAGGTGGAACAGCCATTCAATTCGCGAAAATGGGACATAATGTGCTTTTTGTATCACTGACAAACGGGGATGCAGGGCACCAATCAATGGGTGGAGGAGCACTTGCAAAGAGACGTAGAGCAGAAGCAGATGAAGCAGGGGAACGCTTTGGAGTGTCTTATATAGTCTTGGAAAATCATGATGGAGAACTGATGGCAACACTTGATGTGAGAAAAGATGTTATCCGATTAATCAGACAATGGAATGCTGATATAGTAATTGGCCACAGGCAAAATGATTATCATCCCGACCACAGAAACGCTGCCATTCTTGTTCAAGATGCAGCATATATGGTTATTGTTCCAAATGTTGTCTCTGATACACCATCTTTGAAGAAAAATCCACTATTCCTTTATGCACAGGACAACTTTCAGAAACCTTATCCTTTTAAACCCGATATAGCCATTGATATTTCGGATGTTATTGATCAGAAAATATATGCAATGGCTGCACATGAGTCCCAATATTTTGAATGGCTCCCATGGACAAATTCAACTATTGCGCCTACGGATAAAGAAGAAAGAATTGAATGGCTCAAAAATTCTCAAAAAACATCCATTACAACTCCTGTTAGAGAGTCACTTACTAAATGGTATGGAAAAGGAAAAGGTAGCACAATAACAGCCGCTGAATCATTTGAAATTTGTGAATACGGTAAACAACCTACAGAAGAAGAAATTAAAGAATTATTCCCTATGTTGAAATAA
- a CDS encoding amidohydrolase family protein, with product MKTKNYILMEIAAITLIILLTFVSACNRGGEKNDYYTESDFEKVNKIDIHCHINTTRTAFMEQAISDNFRILTVNTNAWDDITIYEQEKFSLYQINQFPRYISYLTTFTLDDWDDEGWHNKTITLIKESIDKGAIGVKVWKNIGMVEKDKNGEFIMIDDPKFDPVFSFLEDNGIPLYGHLGEPKNCWLPIEEMTVNNDKKYFKSNPEYHMYLHPEFPSYEDQLEARDHMLEKHPNLIFVGAHLGSMEWSIDLMTEHLEQFPNMTLEMAARICHIAALSQKDWDKVRNFIIKYQDRIMYGTDNSDSAENDNDPKKLKEHLHNVWLTDWKFFTTDESITMWEVDGEIKGLKLPREIIDKIYFKNAEKLFPKFKKMKT from the coding sequence ATGAAGACAAAAAATTATATTTTGATGGAAATAGCCGCCATAACGTTAATTATACTATTAACATTCGTTTCTGCTTGTAATAGGGGTGGTGAAAAGAACGATTATTACACTGAATCAGACTTTGAAAAAGTAAATAAGATAGATATTCATTGTCACATTAATACCACAAGAACTGCGTTTATGGAACAGGCTATTTCGGATAACTTCCGGATCCTCACCGTAAATACAAACGCGTGGGATGATATCACCATTTATGAACAGGAGAAATTTTCACTTTATCAAATAAACCAATTTCCAAGATACATTTCATATTTAACAACCTTTACTTTAGACGATTGGGATGATGAAGGCTGGCATAACAAGACAATTACTCTTATAAAAGAGTCAATAGACAAAGGTGCTATTGGTGTAAAAGTATGGAAAAACATAGGTATGGTTGAAAAAGATAAAAATGGGGAATTTATTATGATTGATGATCCCAAATTCGACCCGGTTTTTTCTTTTCTAGAAGATAATGGTATCCCACTTTATGGCCATTTGGGTGAACCAAAAAACTGTTGGCTCCCCATTGAAGAGATGACTGTAAACAACGATAAAAAGTATTTTAAATCTAATCCGGAATACCACATGTATTTACATCCGGAATTTCCTTCATATGAAGACCAGCTTGAAGCCCGAGATCATATGCTGGAAAAACATCCCAATCTTATATTTGTGGGAGCACATCTCGGGAGCATGGAGTGGAGTATTGATCTAATGACCGAGCATTTAGAACAATTCCCTAATATGACCCTGGAAATGGCTGCGCGAATCTGCCATATTGCAGCTCTGTCGCAAAAAGATTGGGATAAAGTGCGCAATTTTATTATTAAATATCAGGATCGAATAATGTATGGTACAGATAATAGCGATAGTGCCGAAAATGATAATGATCCCAAAAAATTAAAAGAACATTTACATAATGTGTGGCTAACCGACTGGAAGTTCTTCACAACAGATGAGTCAATCACTATGTGGGAAGTTGATGGTGAGATCAAAGGATTAAAACTTCCGCGTGAAATAATAGATAAAATCTACTTTAAAAACGCAGAGAAGCTATTCCCAAAATTCAAAAAAATGAAAACCTAA
- a CDS encoding beta-N-acetylhexosaminidase yields MYNQSKATKQKSAQLKEYQSQILSPIIIILTILFSSISLHSSELYDKGLYLIPFPQNVQLGGDDFIINGEVIIVTDKDNSEADKFAAEELVFTLKTEWNIEAILSETGIKGSKSIVLTRNKVPESLKEQGYRITTSSDELIIQAKSEEGLFYGTQTLLQLIKKNSNGYIIPGLVIEDWPDINKRAVHYDTKHHQDKISYVEKFIRDLARYKINQLVWEWEDKLAYNSHPEIGAPGAFTTGEMQEITRYAQKYHIELIPLVQGLGHVSFILKWPQYKHLREIPASNWEFCPLKDGTYDLLFDLWEEAIEATPGSDYIHIGSDETFELCACPECNAKAEEIGRSGVYHLFVKKAAEHLKKAGRKVMVWETPMGWEHNPSPIKNFTPSKGLVLTESYNYDTPDYRHAKRSKDLGYEVYAYDPNPGIEPLFLPYKYRERNSGKMKTTGSLENSYQFLTSAAVSGVFDGMITTSWDDSGLHNQMWMLRFATAAAYSWNGSYPTLQEFENTFYKNYYGKNVMDMEELYSLLNEGAYYFSWTFERNVWHHGEIGKTHIPDMLRNDNMEYNPYWNARYQNKVEESRETLQKMERALQIIENNKRLNPKNDYDFELYRTIAELISHTCSTYLDLSSLESIITRAHNLTFTDKAMAHEQLLKAKELIESSIERRTKVYNDLVRIWEITRLPKGLSTRGKEFFHQQDRARHFANRVPDMSYLIYDEQLLNMEGYLERLKDYIRYYKEKVLDN; encoded by the coding sequence ATGTATAATCAAAGTAAAGCAACTAAACAAAAATCTGCACAATTGAAAGAATATCAAAGTCAAATTTTAAGTCCAATAATAATTATTTTGACAATATTGTTTTCAAGTATTAGTTTACACTCTAGTGAGCTATATGACAAAGGTTTGTATCTAATTCCATTTCCTCAGAACGTTCAATTGGGAGGTGATGATTTCATTATTAATGGAGAAGTAATTATTGTAACTGATAAGGATAATTCAGAAGCAGATAAATTTGCAGCTGAAGAGTTAGTATTTACCTTAAAAACTGAATGGAATATTGAAGCAATATTATCTGAAACAGGTATAAAAGGGAGTAAATCTATTGTCCTTACACGTAACAAGGTTCCTGAATCGCTAAAAGAGCAAGGATATAGAATCACTACATCCAGTGATGAATTAATTATTCAGGCAAAAAGTGAAGAGGGTCTCTTCTATGGTACACAAACTTTACTTCAGCTAATTAAAAAAAATAGTAACGGTTATATTATCCCGGGATTGGTTATTGAAGATTGGCCGGATATTAACAAACGTGCGGTTCATTATGATACTAAGCATCATCAGGATAAAATATCTTATGTTGAGAAATTTATAAGAGATCTAGCGCGGTATAAAATTAACCAGCTAGTATGGGAATGGGAAGATAAGCTGGCTTATAATAGCCATCCTGAGATTGGTGCACCTGGCGCCTTTACTACCGGAGAGATGCAGGAGATTACACGCTATGCACAAAAATATCATATAGAACTTATACCGTTAGTTCAGGGACTTGGGCATGTAAGCTTTATTCTTAAATGGCCACAATACAAACATCTCCGCGAAATTCCAGCCTCAAACTGGGAATTTTGTCCCTTAAAGGATGGTACTTACGATTTGCTTTTTGATTTATGGGAAGAAGCGATTGAAGCAACACCTGGCTCTGATTATATTCATATTGGTTCTGATGAAACTTTCGAATTATGCGCTTGTCCTGAATGCAATGCAAAAGCCGAAGAAATCGGGCGTAGCGGAGTCTATCATCTGTTTGTAAAAAAAGCGGCTGAACATCTTAAGAAAGCAGGAAGAAAGGTCATGGTATGGGAAACACCTATGGGATGGGAACACAATCCATCACCAATTAAAAACTTCACTCCTTCTAAAGGTTTGGTGCTCACAGAAAGTTACAACTATGATACTCCAGATTATCGGCATGCTAAAAGATCAAAAGATCTTGGATACGAGGTTTACGCCTACGATCCTAATCCCGGTATCGAACCGCTTTTTCTTCCTTATAAATATAGGGAGAGAAACAGTGGAAAAATGAAAACCACTGGGAGCTTGGAGAATTCTTATCAATTTTTGACTTCAGCTGCAGTTTCAGGAGTTTTTGATGGCATGATAACTACATCTTGGGACGATTCCGGATTGCACAACCAAATGTGGATGCTCAGATTTGCTACCGCTGCGGCTTATTCATGGAATGGTAGTTACCCCACTTTGCAAGAGTTTGAAAATACATTTTACAAGAATTATTATGGTAAAAATGTAATGGACATGGAAGAATTATATTCTCTTTTAAATGAAGGGGCATATTATTTTTCCTGGACATTTGAGCGGAATGTATGGCACCATGGTGAGATAGGCAAAACCCATATACCTGACATGCTTCGAAACGATAACATGGAATATAACCCATATTGGAATGCCCGGTATCAGAATAAAGTGGAAGAATCGAGAGAAACATTGCAAAAAATGGAGAGAGCATTACAAATAATCGAAAACAATAAAAGGTTAAATCCAAAAAACGACTATGATTTTGAATTATACAGAACTATTGCTGAATTGATTAGTCATACTTGCAGTACTTATCTGGACCTTTCGAGCTTAGAGAGTATAATAACCCGGGCACATAATTTAACCTTTACAGATAAAGCAATGGCCCACGAACAACTATTGAAGGCTAAGGAGTTGATCGAGTCAAGTATTGAACGCAGAACGAAAGTTTATAATGATTTGGTGAGGATATGGGAAATTACTCGTTTACCAAAAGGTTTAAGTACCCGTGGAAAAGAGTTTTTCCATCAGCAGGATCGTGCCCGTCATTTTGCGAATAGAGTGCCAGATATGTCATACTTAATCTATGATGAACAATTATTGAATATGGAAGGATATTTGGAAAGATTAAAGGATTATATAAGGTATTATAAAGAAAAAGTTCTGGACAATTAG